One window of Paenibacillus albicereus genomic DNA carries:
- a CDS encoding IPT/TIG domain-containing protein, with protein MRTVLKLFISICIMANLLVIHQSSIQASTVSNTFQIPSNTYCSKASFIDLSLTFTNAWDSQSMATLLLYKADGSLLSIQGTSVDGLNSTITPGVPFTMSPGATETYHMSFGGYLNNCKDRIYSGKLVVTKGSIMASGWVDTINGLHPIRFGGTQGSGSVLTPSDVVPPSQVGNLMVSSASTTAVSLNWTAPGDDDMAGKAAFYDIRYSTSVITEANWNEAIQTSDEPIPSSSGIQDTHSVRELTPNTTYYFGLKAYDEANNSSKLSNVVKASTIESAPLVNRYTETVIPLMTGATLPAGKADASSVRDYYAAWKAFEPQLQLGNSWLSKYGPTIAEPQRIWYEFNDAKKIAKFAIYPTETIDSSPKNFELQGWDGSQWITIQSYSGVSDWVVGSKKEFNIDGLPKSFSKYGINVTATAGSASYVGIGYIEMFEIKNALNAITTLTPLEPGSTSMKLKWTTPADDGTIKTQKFYDVRYSTSPISEATWQSAAQAIGEPFLAAAGSQESFVVEGLQPNKFYYFAAKTFDESGNISAISNIVSGSTEPLKEDPGLKRYTSTVIPAMTSMTLPSGKADATSVKTYYAAWKAFEPQVQSGNSWISAYAPSEAEPQRVWYEFSSTKKVAKFALYPTEELTSNPRDFDLQGWDGVKWVTVQSFTNVTGWVLGTKKEFSVSVPRPYTKYAVAITKTNGNTSQTGIGYIEMYELKQAIQTVGDLTPSVPSESSIKLSWTAPADDGTIKTAKYYDVRYSENPITESNWDDSSPGIGEPFPNAAGTKESFVLSGLEPDTMYYFAMKTHDDSGNVSLLSNVATGSTNPVPVDPGLTRYTANIIPVMSSMTLPSGKADATSVKSYYSAWRAFEPSAQSGNSWLSAYAPTSEEPQKVWYEFTDTKKVAKIALYPTEQLNANPKDFSLQGWNGEDWITIKTFTGLKGWVVGTKKEFTLDGPLNAYSKYAISISATVGTSESAGIGYVEMFEIKNQIYSITNLIPKQPTDTSIQLNWSAPGDDGTIKTAKFYDVRYSKSPITEANWNLAIEAVGEPFPGPAGTLQTFNLIGLETRTLYYVAIKMMDDSGNISSLSNVVNASTLPNQSDGETRYSSSIIPSMTSVAFPSGRAGATSVNSYYDGWRAFEPGAEKGNSWISNYVPTDLEPQRVWYEFDSLKKVKKFALYPTEVLEANPQHFELMGWDGANWVTVQSYRDVVGWVLGSKKDFYVSSPRAFDKYAISVTANNGHPLSTGLGFVEMFEEISPIDKITDLIPSSATASTIKLSWTAPIDVRPGKPEKKYEIRYSTSPITEANWTVAQHVYLSLANSAGTKETYEVSGLTENSVYYFGIKTWDKAQVSSPQSNVVSYATGYVDKQKNQPTISSLSVVSSSIVGGVNTTLNGSKFVTGAEVFFGGTKATVVTFHSANQITVTVPKVDFAGKADVKIINPDGSQFVLPVAYNYLKPNLTERPVITSISKNQGYVTGGEAFRIYTRHLNTQGFKVYIDNIQVTPVDIQYGTEFAVVTPPHEKGFVDIRLVNPDGQEYVLTKSYQYTDVPTPTQPVLTSIETTSGYVTGGNGVHLYGSNFGLNFKVYFGTKLAQVTDYNHGNRITVSVPANLEGSVDVRVINASGQEAILPLAYKYLPLPQLSRPHITYLGATSGSISGNNSVHVYATNHKEGAKIYFGAKEATIVEFHSAYIRVMAPAAQDSGNVDVRIVNPDGQEYVYVNAYTYSFPGASPRPVLTSITTTSGPVAGGNSFNLNGANFLAGAKVYFGNIQATVVGLNANAITVTAPRSNSAMKVDIRVVNPDGQEVVFISSYTYV; from the coding sequence ATGAGAACCGTATTAAAGCTCTTTATTTCCATATGTATTATGGCGAATTTGCTCGTCATTCACCAGAGTTCCATTCAAGCATCGACCGTTTCGAATACCTTTCAAATACCTTCCAATACTTATTGCAGCAAGGCGAGCTTTATTGATTTATCGCTTACATTTACGAATGCCTGGGATAGTCAATCCATGGCTACGCTTCTTCTCTATAAGGCAGATGGCAGTCTTTTAAGCATTCAAGGAACAAGCGTAGACGGCCTGAATTCGACAATTACACCGGGCGTCCCATTTACAATGAGTCCTGGTGCAACTGAAACCTACCACATGTCTTTTGGAGGTTATTTAAATAACTGTAAAGACCGAATCTATTCAGGTAAACTTGTTGTTACAAAAGGCTCCATTATGGCTTCTGGGTGGGTAGATACGATTAATGGGCTCCATCCCATTCGATTTGGAGGAACTCAGGGGAGCGGTTCAGTTTTAACCCCTTCAGATGTCGTGCCTCCTTCTCAAGTCGGAAACCTGATGGTGAGCTCAGCGTCCACAACAGCTGTCAGTTTGAACTGGACAGCTCCTGGTGATGACGATATGGCGGGAAAAGCAGCGTTTTACGATATCCGCTACAGTACTTCCGTTATTACCGAAGCCAATTGGAACGAAGCCATCCAAACCTCCGATGAACCTATACCATCCTCTTCGGGAATACAGGACACTCATAGCGTTCGAGAATTGACTCCGAATACAACCTATTATTTTGGCCTTAAAGCCTATGATGAAGCCAACAACAGTTCCAAACTCTCCAATGTTGTCAAGGCTTCAACCATTGAAAGCGCTCCTCTTGTTAATCGCTATACGGAGACCGTCATTCCACTCATGACGGGGGCGACCCTACCTGCTGGCAAAGCAGATGCTTCCAGCGTGCGCGATTATTATGCCGCTTGGAAAGCATTCGAGCCTCAACTTCAGCTCGGAAACAGCTGGTTGTCTAAATATGGACCTACAATAGCTGAGCCTCAGCGGATCTGGTATGAATTTAATGATGCCAAGAAAATAGCCAAATTCGCTATATACCCAACTGAAACAATTGATTCAAGTCCGAAGAACTTTGAGCTTCAAGGATGGGATGGAAGCCAATGGATTACCATTCAAAGTTATTCTGGAGTTAGCGACTGGGTCGTCGGCTCAAAAAAAGAATTTAACATTGACGGACTCCCAAAAAGCTTTTCTAAATACGGAATTAATGTTACCGCTACGGCCGGAAGCGCAAGTTACGTCGGCATCGGATACATTGAAATGTTTGAAATAAAAAATGCTTTGAACGCGATCACGACGTTGACTCCTCTAGAACCAGGTTCGACCTCCATGAAACTGAAGTGGACTACTCCTGCCGATGATGGAACGATTAAAACGCAAAAGTTTTATGATGTTCGATACAGTACTTCTCCGATTTCCGAAGCAACCTGGCAGAGTGCGGCTCAAGCTATCGGAGAACCTTTCCTAGCTGCTGCGGGAAGTCAGGAAAGCTTTGTCGTAGAAGGTTTGCAGCCCAATAAATTTTATTATTTTGCTGCGAAAACATTTGATGAATCCGGCAACATATCAGCCATTTCCAATATTGTTTCGGGATCAACCGAACCGTTAAAAGAGGATCCTGGACTTAAACGGTATACGTCAACTGTTATCCCCGCCATGACTTCAATGACGCTGCCATCCGGTAAAGCAGATGCAACGAGTGTGAAAACTTATTACGCTGCTTGGAAAGCGTTTGAGCCGCAAGTTCAATCCGGAAACAGCTGGATTTCGGCGTATGCACCATCTGAAGCGGAACCTCAGCGAGTCTGGTACGAGTTCAGCTCCACAAAGAAAGTAGCGAAGTTTGCCCTTTATCCTACAGAAGAGCTTACTTCCAATCCTCGTGATTTTGACCTTCAAGGCTGGGATGGAGTGAAGTGGGTAACGGTTCAAAGCTTTACAAATGTAACGGGATGGGTATTGGGGACGAAAAAAGAGTTTTCGGTCAGCGTTCCAAGACCCTACACCAAGTATGCTGTTGCAATAACAAAGACAAATGGAAATACGAGTCAGACCGGGATAGGCTACATTGAAATGTATGAGCTCAAGCAAGCGATCCAGACCGTCGGGGACTTAACGCCTTCTGTACCTTCGGAATCCTCGATTAAGCTCAGTTGGACAGCACCCGCTGATGATGGAACAATCAAAACAGCGAAATATTATGACGTTCGTTACAGTGAAAATCCGATTACAGAAAGCAACTGGGATGATTCATCGCCAGGAATAGGGGAGCCATTCCCGAATGCGGCAGGAACAAAAGAGTCTTTTGTGCTTTCTGGACTTGAGCCTGACACCATGTATTATTTCGCAATGAAAACACATGATGATTCTGGAAATGTTTCGTTGCTGTCTAATGTCGCTACTGGCTCCACCAACCCTGTTCCTGTGGATCCTGGCTTGACTCGCTATACGGCAAACATCATCCCGGTTATGTCAAGCATGACATTGCCTAGCGGCAAAGCGGATGCAACAAGCGTGAAAAGTTACTACAGTGCTTGGCGAGCTTTTGAGCCTTCTGCGCAGAGCGGCAACAGCTGGTTGTCTGCCTATGCACCGACAAGTGAAGAACCGCAAAAGGTTTGGTATGAATTTACAGATACAAAAAAAGTCGCCAAAATCGCTCTTTATCCGACGGAGCAGCTAAATGCCAACCCTAAAGACTTCTCCCTTCAAGGCTGGAACGGAGAGGACTGGATCACGATTAAAACCTTTACAGGACTAAAAGGTTGGGTTGTCGGAACGAAAAAAGAGTTTACTCTAGACGGACCATTAAACGCTTATTCAAAGTACGCCATCAGCATATCGGCGACAGTAGGAACTTCTGAATCAGCAGGAATCGGGTATGTAGAGATGTTTGAGATCAAAAATCAGATCTATTCCATCACTAACTTAATACCTAAACAGCCGACAGACACGAGCATTCAACTGAATTGGTCGGCTCCTGGCGATGATGGAACGATTAAAACCGCCAAATTCTATGATGTGCGTTATAGCAAATCGCCTATAACGGAAGCCAATTGGAATTTGGCCATCGAAGCTGTTGGTGAGCCGTTCCCTGGTCCTGCAGGTACTTTGCAAACCTTTAATTTGATTGGATTAGAGACAAGGACGCTTTATTACGTTGCGATTAAAATGATGGATGATTCGGGGAATATCTCCTCGCTCTCCAATGTTGTAAATGCTTCAACATTGCCTAACCAATCGGATGGAGAGACCCGGTATTCCAGCTCTATTATTCCATCCATGACGAGCGTAGCATTTCCTTCTGGAAGAGCAGGAGCGACCAGCGTCAATTCTTACTATGATGGCTGGCGAGCATTTGAGCCAGGAGCTGAAAAAGGAAACAGCTGGATCTCAAATTATGTACCTACTGATCTCGAGCCGCAGCGAGTTTGGTATGAATTTGATTCCTTGAAAAAAGTGAAGAAGTTTGCTCTATATCCGACCGAAGTTCTGGAAGCTAATCCGCAGCATTTTGAGCTTATGGGCTGGGATGGAGCGAATTGGGTAACGGTACAAAGCTACCGAGATGTTGTCGGCTGGGTACTAGGTTCTAAGAAAGATTTTTACGTATCTTCGCCAAGAGCATTTGACAAGTACGCTATCAGTGTAACGGCGAACAACGGTCATCCGCTTTCGACAGGATTAGGCTTCGTGGAGATGTTCGAGGAAATCAGCCCGATTGATAAGATTACGGATTTGATTCCATCATCAGCTACGGCATCTACCATTAAGCTTAGTTGGACTGCGCCAATCGATGTACGTCCAGGCAAGCCAGAGAAAAAATATGAGATCCGATACAGCACGTCACCGATTACAGAAGCTAACTGGACGGTAGCACAACACGTCTACTTATCACTAGCTAACTCTGCCGGGACAAAAGAAACGTACGAGGTTTCAGGGTTGACGGAAAACAGCGTCTACTACTTTGGAATAAAGACGTGGGATAAAGCTCAAGTATCCTCCCCTCAATCAAATGTGGTAAGCTATGCGACTGGTTATGTAGATAAACAAAAAAACCAACCAACGATTTCCTCGCTTTCAGTTGTCTCAAGTTCAATAGTTGGCGGAGTCAATACGACTTTGAATGGATCTAAATTTGTAACTGGAGCGGAAGTTTTCTTTGGTGGAACAAAAGCGACTGTAGTAACGTTCCATTCTGCAAATCAAATTACAGTAACTGTGCCTAAGGTTGATTTTGCGGGGAAAGCTGACGTAAAGATTATTAATCCAGATGGTTCTCAATTTGTTTTGCCTGTTGCATATAACTATTTAAAACCGAATTTAACTGAACGTCCTGTTATTACGTCTATTAGTAAAAATCAAGGATATGTTACGGGAGGGGAAGCATTCCGAATTTACACTCGCCACCTGAATACTCAAGGATTCAAAGTCTACATCGATAATATTCAAGTAACCCCGGTCGATATACAGTATGGAACGGAATTTGCAGTTGTGACTCCGCCTCATGAAAAAGGCTTTGTCGATATTAGGCTTGTGAATCCAGACGGTCAAGAATATGTGTTGACAAAATCATACCAGTATACTGATGTTCCTACGCCAACACAACCAGTACTAACTTCTATTGAAACCACTAGTGGATATGTTACTGGTGGAAATGGAGTTCATCTGTATGGATCTAACTTTGGTCTTAATTTTAAGGTTTACTTTGGCACAAAATTAGCCCAGGTAACGGACTATAATCACGGGAATAGAATTACTGTTAGTGTACCTGCCAACTTGGAAGGCTCGGTAGATGTAAGAGTAATTAATGCTAGTGGACAAGAAGCTATTTTGCCTCTGGCGTACAAATACTTGCCGTTGCCTCAATTAAGCAGACCACATATTACTTATTTAGGAGCTACAAGCGGTTCAATTTCAGGAAACAATTCGGTACATGTTTATGCAACGAATCATAAGGAAGGCGCAAAAATTTATTTTGGAGCGAAGGAAGCCACTATCGTTGAATTCCATTCTGCATACATCAGAGTAATGGCTCCAGCAGCCCAAGATTCTGGAAACGTCGATGTTCGAATTGTTAATCCGGATGGGCAAGAGTATGTCTATGTAAATGCATATACTTACTCATTCCCTGGAGCCAGTCCAAGGCCGGTCCTTACCAGCATTACAACAACATCCGGTCCTGTCGCTGGTGGTAACAGCTTTAATCTGAATGGAGCAAACTTCCTTGCTGGAGCTAAAGTTTACTTTGGCAATATCCAAGCGACTGTAGTGGGCTTAAATGCAAATGCAATCACAGTTACTGCTCCGAGGTCAAATTCTGCTATGAAGGTTGATATTAGGGTTGTGAATCCAGATGGTCAAGAGGTAGTATTTATTTCATCTTATACGTATGTTTAA
- the rbsK gene encoding ribokinase, with product MSRPATGGGRILVAGSINMDIVSRVGCFPVPGETLAGRGTSYHPGGKGANQAAAAARAGAACSMLGAVGSDPFGDALVASLEDAGVGVQSVLTKDGTSGLAIITVSDSGENHIVLSEGANGRLSAEDALAEADWSGVYAVLLQNEIPWATNEALLRAASEAGVRVWLNPAPARDVPAELLPLLDTLIVNETEAAAVSGLPVSGVESARAAADELLARGARRVVVTLGEQGCFCADASGLRLCVPACAVEAVDTTAAGDTFIGAFAAASAAGTDTESALRFAAAAAAIAVTRSGAQGSIPSRDEIEAFLAGRE from the coding sequence ATGAGCCGGCCTGCTACCGGCGGAGGCCGGATTCTTGTCGCCGGCAGCATCAACATGGACATCGTCAGCCGCGTCGGCTGCTTTCCCGTGCCGGGCGAGACGCTGGCCGGACGCGGCACGTCGTATCATCCCGGCGGCAAAGGCGCCAATCAGGCCGCGGCCGCCGCGCGGGCCGGCGCCGCCTGCTCCATGCTCGGCGCGGTCGGCAGCGATCCGTTCGGCGACGCGCTGGTCGCCTCGCTGGAGGACGCCGGCGTCGGCGTGCAGTCGGTGCTGACCAAGGACGGAACGTCGGGACTCGCCATCATCACGGTGAGCGACTCCGGAGAGAACCATATCGTCCTGTCGGAAGGCGCGAACGGCCGGCTGTCGGCCGAAGACGCGCTCGCCGAGGCGGACTGGAGCGGCGTCTATGCCGTGCTGCTCCAGAACGAAATCCCGTGGGCGACGAACGAAGCGCTCCTCCGCGCGGCCAGCGAGGCGGGCGTCCGCGTCTGGCTGAACCCGGCTCCGGCGCGCGACGTTCCGGCCGAGCTGCTGCCGCTGCTCGATACGCTCATCGTCAACGAGACGGAGGCGGCTGCCGTCAGCGGCTTGCCGGTGTCCGGTGTGGAGTCGGCCCGGGCCGCCGCTGACGAGCTGCTGGCGCGCGGCGCTCGCCGCGTCGTCGTCACGCTCGGCGAGCAGGGCTGCTTCTGCGCGGATGCGTCCGGCCTGCGCTTGTGCGTGCCGGCCTGCGCGGTGGAGGCGGTCGATACGACCGCCGCCGGGGACACGTTCATCGGCGCGTTCGCCGCCGCTTCCGCCGCCGGCACGGATACCGAGTCGGCGCTGAGGTTCGCCGCCGCAGCGGCGGCGATCGCCGTCACGCGGTCGGGAGCGCAAGGCTCGATTCCGTCCCGGGACGAGATCGAGGCGTTTTTGGCAGGGCGCGAATGA
- a CDS encoding ADP-ribosylglycohydrolase family protein produces the protein MIPNRYVETVYASFIGMNVGIRLGAPIEPVAWTYERIRDVYGDIRDYVKPYRTFAADDDANGPVFFIRALYDDANGRELTAEDVGRAWLNYAREGVGMFWWGGDDISTEHRAYVNLRNGIPAPASGSIETNGLEMAEQIGGQIFIDSWGLLFPGDPEKAADWAEKAASVSHDGNGLHGARFMAACIAAAFEASSIEEIVSEGLRQIPDSSTYAAVVNAVRTFHRDHPDDWAACRQLLEDEWGYDKYGGVCHIIPNAGVCALALLYGGGDFARTVEIASMCGWDTDCNAGNVGSILGVFAGLKGIPAHYRAPINDFIVASSVSGYLNLVDFPTFAKELALLGYRVNGEEAPAGLADSFKPGEVEFDFSLPGSTHGFRTSQPFKTPVVRHSARRALQPGGGSLEVVFDRLVAGDSSNIYWKPFYRREEFNDEKYKPTFAPLAVSGQTVSASVYVDQWEGEPIVLTPYARNSATKEELLLEPCSPENGEWNELSFVLPDTDGALIDEIGWKLESPSPLTDRAIGSLYLGSFRVSGAAAYTIDFAKQAKEFGSVTPFAHHRGRWELEGDALAYRAESDALSLSGNYYERDVAVEAFVRPLEGTSHLLAVRAQGVMRQYLAGFDGPGSVSFIKQDFGATRLITAAYAWEPGREYRMRLIAEGDAFALQIDGQTVLECRDDSFGHGMFGFGCLEGGASEIRHVAVRAGAAKGRP, from the coding sequence ATGATTCCGAACCGCTATGTGGAGACGGTCTATGCCAGCTTCATCGGGATGAACGTCGGCATCCGCCTCGGCGCGCCGATCGAGCCGGTCGCCTGGACGTACGAGCGCATCCGGGACGTCTACGGCGATATCCGCGACTACGTCAAGCCCTATCGCACGTTCGCGGCGGACGACGACGCCAACGGCCCGGTATTCTTCATCCGGGCGTTGTACGACGATGCCAACGGGCGCGAGCTGACGGCCGAGGACGTCGGCCGGGCATGGCTCAATTACGCGAGGGAAGGCGTCGGGATGTTCTGGTGGGGCGGCGATGACATCAGCACCGAGCATCGGGCGTACGTCAACCTGCGCAACGGCATCCCCGCGCCGGCGTCCGGCTCCATCGAGACGAACGGGCTGGAGATGGCCGAGCAGATCGGCGGCCAGATCTTCATCGATTCCTGGGGCCTGCTCTTTCCCGGCGATCCGGAAAAAGCGGCCGACTGGGCGGAGAAGGCCGCCAGCGTCTCGCATGACGGCAACGGCCTGCATGGCGCCCGTTTCATGGCCGCTTGCATCGCGGCGGCGTTCGAGGCCTCCTCGATCGAGGAGATCGTCTCCGAGGGCCTGCGCCAGATTCCGGACAGCTCGACGTATGCCGCCGTCGTGAACGCCGTCCGTACGTTCCACCGCGACCATCCGGACGACTGGGCGGCTTGCCGCCAGCTGCTGGAGGACGAGTGGGGCTACGACAAGTACGGCGGGGTCTGCCATATCATCCCCAATGCCGGCGTCTGCGCGCTGGCGCTGCTTTACGGCGGCGGCGACTTCGCGCGCACGGTGGAGATCGCCTCGATGTGCGGCTGGGACACGGACTGCAACGCCGGCAACGTCGGCTCCATTCTCGGCGTGTTCGCCGGCCTGAAGGGCATCCCGGCGCATTACCGCGCTCCGATCAACGACTTCATCGTCGCCTCCAGCGTGTCGGGCTACCTCAATCTCGTCGACTTCCCGACGTTCGCCAAGGAGCTCGCGCTGCTCGGCTACCGCGTGAACGGGGAGGAGGCTCCGGCCGGACTGGCCGACAGCTTCAAGCCGGGCGAGGTGGAGTTCGACTTCAGCCTGCCGGGCTCGACGCACGGCTTCCGCACGAGCCAGCCGTTCAAGACGCCGGTCGTCCGCCACTCCGCGCGCCGGGCTCTGCAGCCTGGGGGAGGCTCGCTCGAGGTCGTCTTCGATCGCCTTGTGGCCGGAGACAGCAGCAACATCTATTGGAAGCCGTTCTATCGCCGCGAGGAGTTCAACGACGAGAAATACAAGCCGACGTTCGCTCCGCTGGCCGTCAGCGGGCAGACGGTGTCCGCCTCCGTTTATGTCGATCAATGGGAAGGCGAGCCGATCGTCCTTACGCCTTATGCGCGCAACTCGGCGACGAAGGAGGAGCTGCTGCTGGAGCCGTGCTCGCCGGAGAACGGCGAGTGGAACGAGCTGTCGTTCGTCCTTCCGGACACGGACGGCGCGCTCATCGACGAGATCGGCTGGAAGCTGGAGTCCCCGTCGCCGCTGACGGACCGGGCAATCGGCAGCCTGTACCTCGGGTCGTTCCGCGTGTCCGGAGCGGCGGCCTACACGATCGACTTCGCCAAGCAGGCCAAGGAGTTCGGCTCGGTTACGCCGTTCGCGCATCATCGCGGCCGCTGGGAGCTGGAGGGAGATGCCTTGGCGTACCGGGCCGAGTCGGATGCGCTCTCGCTCTCCGGCAACTACTACGAACGCGATGTCGCAGTCGAGGCGTTCGTACGGCCGCTGGAAGGAACGAGCCATCTGCTGGCCGTCCGGGCTCAGGGCGTCATGCGGCAGTATCTGGCCGGCTTCGACGGTCCGGGCTCGGTCTCGTTCATCAAGCAGGACTTCGGCGCGACCCGGCTCATCACGGCTGCTTACGCGTGGGAGCCCGGCCGCGAGTATCGGATGCGGCTGATCGCCGAGGGCGATGCGTTCGCGCTCCAGATCGATGGCCAGACGGTGCTGGAGTGCCGGGACGATTCGTTCGGCCACGGCATGTTCGGCTTCGGCTGCCTGGAGGGCGGAGCGAGCGAGATCCGGCACGTAGCGGTGCGCGCCGGAGCGGCCAAGGGTCGGCCATGA
- a CDS encoding ADP-ribosylglycohydrolase family protein, translating to MTSFRSRVRGAVVSTALGDAMGAPVEKLTYGEIKARYGRVESLMTRWHKMDLPEDVRLGRVRGDGIVTDDTLMTIALIRTYQAEERHLDAYDMGREFVKEIAFRKTFVPEMDREAFIMDRLFYPEKQIFLRHVLANCEPREGGLGNMVNCGAAMYIAPIGIVNAGNPKGAYDEAIRFASGHQSSYGLEAAGVLAACVAKAFEPGATVDAVVDTALSVAKDGTRAAIEELTAAARSLRAQRDDRDAVVAVFHRILAKYSPMGDDVSRHIDKVGVPSDHYTPSRLRSIEELPLALAYAVLNDGDYYRTIRDGINSGRDTDSIGVMAGVILGAMHGAEVIEAADIEQLDRVNRLDLLAIADRFAETAERIIRQDMQEAQVRREMLAGIGCLEEEAKR from the coding sequence ATGACTTCATTTCGCAGCCGGGTCAGGGGAGCGGTCGTCTCGACCGCTCTCGGAGACGCTATGGGAGCCCCGGTCGAGAAGCTGACGTACGGAGAGATCAAGGCCCGATACGGCCGGGTCGAGTCGTTGATGACCCGATGGCACAAGATGGATCTGCCGGAGGACGTCCGGCTCGGCCGGGTGCGCGGCGACGGCATCGTCACCGACGATACGCTGATGACGATCGCGCTCATCCGGACGTATCAGGCCGAGGAGCGGCATCTCGACGCCTATGACATGGGCCGGGAGTTCGTCAAGGAGATCGCGTTCCGCAAGACGTTCGTGCCGGAGATGGACCGCGAGGCGTTCATCATGGACCGCTTGTTCTACCCGGAAAAGCAGATCTTCCTGCGCCATGTGCTGGCCAACTGCGAGCCGCGCGAGGGCGGCCTCGGCAACATGGTGAACTGCGGGGCGGCGATGTACATCGCCCCGATCGGCATCGTCAACGCCGGCAACCCGAAGGGCGCTTACGACGAGGCGATCCGGTTCGCCTCGGGGCATCAGAGCAGCTACGGGCTGGAAGCGGCCGGCGTGCTGGCCGCCTGCGTCGCCAAGGCGTTCGAGCCGGGAGCGACGGTGGACGCCGTCGTCGACACGGCGCTGTCGGTAGCCAAGGACGGCACGAGAGCGGCGATCGAGGAGCTGACGGCCGCGGCCCGCAGCCTGCGCGCGCAGCGGGACGATCGCGATGCCGTCGTCGCCGTGTTCCACCGCATCCTGGCCAAGTACTCGCCGATGGGCGACGACGTCAGCCGGCATATCGACAAGGTCGGCGTGCCGAGCGACCACTATACGCCGAGCCGCCTGCGCTCGATCGAGGAGCTGCCGCTTGCCCTCGCCTACGCCGTGCTGAATGACGGCGACTATTACCGTACGATCCGCGACGGCATCAATTCAGGACGGGATACCGACTCCATCGGCGTCATGGCCGGCGTCATCCTCGGCGCGATGCACGGCGCGGAGGTCATCGAAGCGGCCGACATCGAGCAGCTCGACCGGGTCAACCGGCTCGACCTGCTCGCTATCGCCGACCGGTTCGCCGAGACGGCCGAGCGCATCATCCGGCAGGATATGCAGGAGGCGCAGGTCCGGCGGGAGATGCTCGCCGGCATCGGCTGTCTGGAAGAGGAGGCGAAGCGATGA